The following coding sequences are from one Streptomyces angustmyceticus window:
- a CDS encoding alcohol dehydrogenase catalytic domain-containing protein, which yields MRAVVIDSDGQFHLERRPNPVAGPGGVVVRVRAAGLNAADLQQARGDYPAPPGWPTDVPGLEIAGEVEHVGSAVTGISTGDRVMALVGGGGQAERIAVPADLLLPVPDALSWQEAGGFPEAFSTAWDALITQAQVRAGDRVLVTGAAGGVGTAMVQVAAVSGAHTVASVRRPELHHQVKALAPDGAHVERRHSRR from the coding sequence ATGCGGGCTGTAGTGATCGACTCCGACGGGCAATTCCATCTGGAGCGACGGCCGAACCCGGTGGCGGGGCCAGGAGGTGTGGTGGTCCGTGTGCGCGCCGCAGGTCTCAACGCCGCCGACCTGCAGCAGGCACGGGGGGACTATCCGGCGCCGCCGGGATGGCCAACCGACGTGCCCGGCCTGGAAATCGCCGGTGAAGTCGAGCACGTGGGGAGCGCCGTTACCGGCATCTCCACCGGAGACCGAGTCATGGCGCTGGTCGGTGGCGGCGGTCAAGCCGAGCGGATCGCCGTCCCTGCCGATCTCCTGCTTCCGGTGCCGGATGCGCTGTCCTGGCAGGAGGCCGGCGGCTTCCCGGAAGCCTTCAGTACCGCCTGGGACGCCCTGATCACCCAGGCCCAGGTCCGCGCGGGCGACCGTGTACTGGTCACCGGAGCGGCAGGCGGCGTGGGAACGGCCATGGTGCAGGTTGCCGCCGTTTCCGGAGCCCATACCGTGGCAAGTGTGCGCCGTCCCGAGCTTCACCACCAGGTGAAGGCGCTCGCCCCGGACGGCGCACACGTCGAACGTCGTCACTCCCGCCGATGA
- a CDS encoding IS110 family RNA-guided transposase, producing MTDTSLTPRTRRRRPTGEVVLGVDTHRDAHVAAVLSPVGAVIGTEEFPATAAGYRELLKWARGMGTVRWAGVEGTGSFGAALSRYLLAQGVEVFDVNRPDRTDRRQRGKSDPLDAQNAARAVLSGRARAQSKSGDGPVQIARMYELTKGSAVKARTQAINQLKAVLVTADPGLREELARLNNPELFRTCARLADDSKNDEGDEEAVQQATRITLCLLAHRIQQLTEQIQDLERRLALLAERHAPQLLTVVGIGPDTAATLLITMGDNSERLHSEASFAALCGVSPVERSSGTRQYRRLNRGGDRQANAALHRIVQTRLRFDPRTQDYFERRTKEGKTRREIVRCLKRYAAREVFHLVRPTRP from the coding sequence ATGACCGATACGTCCTTAACCCCGCGTACTCGCCGACGCCGGCCCACGGGGGAGGTGGTCCTCGGAGTGGACACGCACCGGGACGCTCATGTGGCTGCCGTGCTCTCCCCGGTGGGGGCGGTGATCGGTACCGAAGAGTTCCCGGCCACCGCGGCCGGATACCGCGAACTACTCAAGTGGGCCAGAGGGATGGGCACGGTGCGGTGGGCCGGAGTAGAGGGGACCGGCTCCTTCGGGGCGGCCCTGTCCCGCTATCTGCTGGCCCAGGGCGTGGAAGTGTTCGACGTGAACCGGCCCGACCGGACCGACCGCCGTCAGCGCGGCAAATCGGATCCGCTCGATGCCCAGAACGCAGCCCGGGCGGTGCTGAGCGGGCGAGCACGCGCCCAGTCCAAGTCCGGCGACGGACCAGTGCAGATCGCCCGGATGTACGAACTCACCAAAGGGTCGGCAGTCAAAGCGCGCACCCAGGCGATCAACCAGCTCAAGGCCGTCCTCGTCACTGCTGACCCGGGCCTGCGGGAAGAACTGGCCCGGCTGAACAACCCGGAACTCTTCCGTACCTGCGCACGGCTCGCCGACGACAGCAAGAACGACGAGGGCGACGAAGAGGCGGTACAGCAGGCCACCCGCATCACCCTGTGCCTGCTGGCCCACCGAATCCAGCAGCTCACTGAGCAGATCCAGGATCTGGAACGCCGCCTGGCCTTGCTCGCGGAACGCCACGCCCCGCAGCTGCTCACTGTGGTGGGCATCGGCCCGGACACGGCCGCCACTTTGCTGATCACGATGGGGGACAACTCGGAACGTCTGCACAGTGAGGCGTCCTTCGCCGCGCTGTGCGGGGTCAGCCCCGTAGAACGCTCCTCGGGCACTCGGCAGTACCGTCGCCTCAACCGCGGCGGCGACCGGCAGGCCAACGCCGCCCTTCACCGGATCGTGCAGACTCGCCTGCGCTTCGACCCGCGCACCCAGGACTACTTTGAGCGCCGCACCAAGGAGGGCAAGACCCGGCGCGAAATCGTCCGATGCCTCAAACGCTACGCCGCCCGCGAGGTGTTCCACCTGGTCAGGCCCACACGGCCATGA
- a CDS encoding helix-turn-helix transcriptional regulator, protein MKFDRLLSIVLLLQHRDLVPAKELAERLEVSQRTIYRDVEALSAAGVPVYAERGQDGGIGLLAGFRTDVTGLTTDEARALFVLASQSAHSALGLDHAHGSALRKVMAALPAPHRPAAELTSRRILIEPDRWHAAPRPETDLEALYTAVLSDRRLRIRYRHSGQTALRTYTLDPYGLVAKAGTWYLVADHKGKPRLFRTDRLSQVSLLAAEARRRPGAELTQVWHDLRRQVEDRSVGVTIVVRVRRERLDMVTRIAGGYFTGPPVPEAGTDEWLRVEVAYPVVEAVRHLLQFGTDIQVVSPPEARAEMTRAIAELADHYHAA, encoded by the coding sequence GTGAAATTCGACCGCCTGCTCTCGATCGTGCTGCTGCTCCAGCACCGTGACCTGGTCCCGGCCAAGGAACTCGCCGAGCGCCTGGAGGTGTCGCAGCGCACCATCTACCGCGACGTCGAAGCACTGTCGGCGGCCGGCGTCCCGGTGTACGCCGAGCGTGGCCAGGACGGCGGCATCGGGCTCCTGGCCGGCTTCCGCACCGACGTCACGGGCCTGACCACCGACGAGGCCCGCGCGCTGTTCGTGCTGGCGTCGCAGAGCGCCCACTCGGCGCTCGGCCTCGACCACGCCCACGGCTCCGCGCTGCGCAAGGTGATGGCCGCGCTGCCCGCCCCGCACCGCCCGGCGGCCGAGCTGACCAGCCGCCGCATCCTCATCGAACCCGACCGCTGGCATGCCGCACCCCGCCCCGAGACCGACCTCGAGGCCCTGTACACCGCGGTCCTCAGCGACCGTCGGCTGCGCATCCGCTACCGCCACAGCGGCCAGACCGCGCTGCGCACCTACACCCTCGACCCCTACGGGCTGGTGGCCAAGGCCGGCACCTGGTACCTGGTCGCCGACCACAAGGGCAAACCGCGGCTCTTCCGAACCGACCGGCTGTCGCAGGTCAGCCTCCTCGCGGCCGAAGCGCGCCGCCGCCCCGGCGCAGAGCTGACCCAGGTCTGGCACGACCTGCGCCGCCAAGTGGAAGACCGCAGCGTCGGCGTCACGATCGTCGTCCGGGTGCGCCGGGAGCGGCTGGACATGGTGACCCGTATCGCCGGCGGCTACTTCACCGGGCCACCTGTCCCCGAGGCCGGCACCGACGAGTGGCTCCGGGTCGAGGTCGCCTACCCTGTCGTAGAGGCGGTCCGCCACCTGCTGCAGTTCGGCACCGACATCCAAGTCGTCAGCCCTCCCGAGGCCCGCGCCGAGATGACCCGCGCCATCGCCGAGTTGGCGGACCACTACCACGCTGCATGA
- a CDS encoding zinc-binding dehydrogenase, translating into MELVGGQDSLQRVSLLRSRGKVLIVGVQAGATVPLRMFDLMLVRGHLIGTTIRGRTHAEKALLADLVRTSVVPLLAQGRLRVPVDTTLSLDRYADGYARLAGPGKFGKVILTCG; encoded by the coding sequence GTGGAACTCGTCGGCGGACAGGACAGCCTGCAACGGGTCAGCCTGCTGCGCAGCCGCGGCAAGGTCCTCATCGTCGGGGTTCAGGCCGGCGCTACGGTGCCGCTGCGAATGTTCGACCTCATGCTGGTACGCGGCCATCTGATCGGAACCACCATCCGCGGCCGCACGCACGCGGAAAAGGCGCTGCTCGCCGACCTCGTTCGCACCTCGGTCGTTCCCCTACTCGCCCAAGGTCGCTTGCGGGTCCCCGTGGACACGACCCTCTCCCTCGACCGGTACGCCGATGGTTATGCCCGGCTCGCCGGCCCAGGCAAGTTTGGCAAGGTCATCCTGACTTGCGGATGA